A window of the Phaseolus vulgaris cultivar G19833 chromosome 5, P. vulgaris v2.0, whole genome shotgun sequence genome harbors these coding sequences:
- the LOC137834185 gene encoding uncharacterized protein, with translation MKADAAKVENLEKRSAHREVLHGKVEKERDDAVDELAKAREENKKIVAELAQARDEGKKVAEDLAQARGETEELKKRADELKQQTEELRQQTEELEQSSAQVLAAGFDAALEQVACQYPELDLSMVSICNEVVDGKIVPSED, from the coding sequence atgaaagcggatgcagccaaggtagagaaccttgaAAAAAGGTCGGCTCATCGGGAGGTTCTCCATGGaaaggtcgagaaggagagggacgacgccGTGGATGAGCTCGCCAAGGCTCGAgaggaaaacaagaaaattgttgcagagctggcccaggcgcgggacgaaggcaaaaaggttgctgaagaccttgctcAAGCTCGTGGGGAAACcgaagaactgaagaaacgaGCTGATGAGCTGAAGCAGCAAACCGAGGAGCTCAGgcaacaaactgaagaactcgagcaaagctccgcccaagtccttgccgccggattcgacgccgccctggagcaagtcgcTTGTCAGTACCCTGAGCTCGACCTTTCCATGGTGTCGATAtgcaatgaagtggtggatgggaagatcgtgccttctgaagattaa